The sequence GCCGTCACGGGCGCATACCCGTTTAAGCCGAATTTTGCAACCGTCACCGGCGCGAAGCTGATGGAAATGGAGCGTCTTTTTCCGCACGGAATTATACATTTTAACAGGAATATTAACGAGACCAAAACTGATCGAACCGTTCCACATCGGCCGCGGCATAAGGGCACCTCCTTTAGCTTAGTCCTTGTTTTCGCGTTGAATATCGCGAGGGTCTTTATCATTCCGGAGGCCTTTAAAGGATGGATGACGAAGAGTGCCGCCGGGTGTCCATTCGGTAAATTCGATTTCGCCCACTAATGCGGGCTGCACGAAAATTGCCCCCTTGAGCGGCGGTGGGTTGGCAAACGGTGGTTCGACCTGCTCGAGCGGTTTTAAAAGATGCTGGAGCTTTTTTAGTGTCGTATGGTTAAAGCCTGTTCCCACCGCGCCGGCAAACAGCAGCCGCTGTGGTTGGCCGGCTTTTGCCGCTTCTCCCGGTGTCCGGTCATAATAGCCCAGGAGCAGGGCGCCGATCATTCCGGTTCGCGTCCCTTGACCAGGCAGCCAGCCACCGATGACGAATTCCTGGCGGTGCACATTTTTGATCTTCAGCCAGGTGCCGGGCCGCTTGCCGGGCAGATAAACGCTGTCCAGTTTTTTGGCGACAATGCCTTCCAGCCCAAAGCGTCGGCTGGCGAGCAGCAGTTCCCGGCCTTGTCCAACCTTGTAGGCCGGAGTCTGCCAGCTAGGGCCGTTAAGGTCCAGTTCTTCCAGCAATCGGCGCCGCTCGGTGTAAGGAAGGGAGAGAGTTGATTGGCCGTCTATGTACAGCAGGTCAAAGATAATATAAGTTGCAGGGATTTCAGCGCTTTTGCGGGCGATTGTCCGGTCTGAAGCCAGGCCCATGCGGTTTTGCAAGCGGGCGAAGGAAGGGCGTCCATTTATGTCAAACGCCACAATTTCTCCATCCAGGATAACGGAATGTCCTGCCAAGGCTTGGGGTAGCGGTATCAGCTCAGGATACTGGCGCGTAATGTCTTTTAAATTGCGGCTAAGTATGCGCAGGTTATCGCCAGCGAGATATATCAGGGCGCGGATACCGTCCCATTTAATTTCAAAGCCATAGTCTTTTTCATCAGCGGGAAGAGTGGCGGGTTTGGCCAACATCGGCGGGATAATTTGCATAACATTCCCCCTAGGCTTTATTATTTTAAACTATGGCTTAAATATGAAGGGCGTCGCCTTGAAAAAAATGGAACCAAGCGTTTCTAAACGCTTGGTTCAAGAAGGGATGGCAGCGCCGTCGCGGGCTCCTAGCGGGGCAAACGGCGGCATATTTCATTGCAAACCAAATAAGGCCGGAATATCCGGCCTTATTTTTAGTATTTTTTATTGACTTGGAAGCAATCGCGGCAATATACCGGTTTGCCAGCCGTAGGCTTAAAGGGAACCTGAGTGGTTACACCGCAAGCACTGCACACGGCCGCAAACAATTCACGCTGCGGACGAGCGGCAGGGCCACGACCGGTCGCCTGTTTGCGGGCACTACGGCACTCAGGGCAACGGGCAGGTTCATTCCGAAAGCCTTTTTCGGCGTAAAAAGCTTGCTCGGCTGCCGTAAAAGCAAAGCCAGTACCACATTCTTTGCAGGTTAGCGCCTTGTCTTGGTAGGTCATCGCTCACCAACCTCCTTTAGACTTGATATTACGCAAAACAATTGCCGGTCGGTTGGTTGAGTCGTAAACTACGCAAGCGAACCAAGACGCAATTATTTCCGCGGTTAATTTATAATAACGCGCCGGATTAGGCGTTGTCAATAGCCGTTAATAACTTTTCCAGTTCATCCAGCCGTTTGCCAAACTTGGCCAGCGTGACGGCGACTGGCTGCGGTGAAGACATATCAACACCGGCCCGTTTAAGAATATTGATCGAGTAATCGCAGCCGCCGCTCTTGAGAAATTCAATATACCGTTTTTGCGCGGGTTCTCCTTCGCGCTGGATTTGTTCAGCCAGTGCGGTTGCCGCCGAATAGCCGGTAACATACTGGTAAACGTAGAAATGCCAATAGAAATGGGGAATACGGGCCCACTCCACGGCGATTTCCTCATCAACTACGATATCGGGGCCATAGTACTTGCGGTTAAGCTCCCGCCACAAGTCATCCAGCATGTCAGCCGTGATCGTTTCGCCGTCTTCCGCTTTTTCATATAAATGTTTCTCAAATTCGGCGAACATAGTTTGCCGGTAAACGGTGCCCCGGACGGCTTCGAGGTATTGATTGAGGAAATACAGCTTTTGCCGCTTGTCATGCGTTACCTTCAGCATATGGTCGATAAGCAGAATTTCGTTGGTTGTAGAGGCGACTTCGGCGGTAAAGGTGGTATAGGAGGCGGTGGCATAGGGTTGGTTGGCCTGACTATAGTAGCTATGAATGGCATGCCCCATTTCATGGGCGAGGGTGGAAACATCGTCATACCGGTCGTTGTAGTTGAGAAGGACGAAAGGGTGAACGCCATAAGTTCCCCACGAATAGGCGCCGGTCTGTTTTCCTTGGTTTTCGTAAACATCAATCCATCCGGATGTGAGACCTTTATTCAGAATTTCACCGTATTCCGCGCCAAGGGGCTTAAGACCTTCCTGCACCATTCGCAGAGCTTCGTCATACGATACGGTAATTCTAACGTCCCTGACGAGCGGGACATATAGGTCGTACATATGAATTTCGTCCAGCTTTAGGGCTTGCTTTTTTAAGGCGACATAGCGGTGCAGGAGCGGTAGGTGCTCGTGTACGGTAGCGATAAGGTTATTGTATACCGCTAGCGGCACGTTATCAGGTTCAAGCGCCGCTTCCAGCGCGGAATTATATTTACGGGTACGGCTATAAAAAATATTCTTTTTCACGCTGCCGCCCAAGGTGGCGGCAAAGGTATTACGGAATTGTTTATACGTATTGAATAGCCCGGTGAAGGCCGCCTGGCGGACCCGGCGATCAGGCGACATGATAAAAGAGCGGAAGCGGCCCTCGCTAAGTGTGACGGTCTGACCGCTTTCATCCTGGATCTGCGGGAATCGCAGATCGGCATGGGCAAGCATGTTGAAAATGTTTTCCGCCGCCTGGGTAACTTCACTGGCGCGCGAGAGAATTTCTTCTTCCGCCGGAGACAAGACGTGCTTTTTCTGGCGCATTAAATTGTCAAAGTAAAAGCTGTATTCGGCCAGTCCTTTTTCTTGCTGGCGGAACTCGTTCAGCTTCTCCTCCGGCATGGCGATAATTTCCGGTTCAATGAAAGCTGTTGCCGCTCCTACTTCGGCCAGCAGTGCCTCGGTCTTGCCGGTCAAAGCCTGATATTTAGCGTTGGCTGAGTTTTCGTCCCGGCGCATTCTGGCATAGGCGTATAGTTTGCCGGCGGTTATGCCGGCTTCATCCCTGGCTTTCAGGCACTTAAGCAGGTTTTGGGCCGAGTGGGCCAATTGTCCTTTATAAGCGGCCAATTGCGGTAAGCTGTTTTTTAGTTTTGCATAGTCCTGTTCCCAGAGCTCTTCAGAGGTATAAATATCTTCGAGGCGCCACTTATATTTATCCGGGATTTCTTCCCTCGCCGGCAGACCGGCTGTGCCGGACGTTTCTGCGGCTCTTGGGAAGAACACGGCGTCGGCTAAGAAAGGAATTAGCTTTGTCATTGTTTAAGTCAACACGCTCCTTTTTTGGATTCAACTGTTACCATGTATAATATTGGCAATTAAGGCGGCAACTCCTGTATAGCTTACCCGCGAAATATTCTTTTTTATACCGGCAGCTTTATACCGGCAGCGTCAGACTTTAAAATACTTAACAATTCCTTGGAAAATACTTTCGGCCGCTTTACACCGTCCGTCAATACTAGCCAGAACGACTTCTTCTTCAGGGTTGGTGATAAACGCCACTTCGACCAGCACTGCTGGCATCTTGGTATAGCGGATGACGAAAAAGCTGGCAAACCGCACGCCACGATCGCGGGTCCCGAGTCCTTCTACCAGGCTTTTTTGGATACAGTTGGCCAGCCGGATGGATTCGGGGTGGCCATAATGGAATGTGGTCGTGCCTGCTGCCGTTGGATTGGTAAAGGAGTCGTTATGGATGCTGATAAAGATGTCGGCGTCGGCGCCATTGGCAATATCGACGCGGGCCCCCAGTTCCACTTCCACTGACGCGTCCGGCGTGCTGACATCGCGGTCAGTTTCTCGGGTCATAATGACTGTTGCGCCGTTTTTTTCCAATTTATCGCAAAGCAAAAGGGCGATAGCCAGGGTATTATCTTTTTCCATTGTGCCCGTTGGACCAATAGCACCTGGATCGCTGCCGCCGTGGCCCGGGTCGATGCAGATGGTTTTGCCGGCCAGACGGTTGCTTTCTGTCTCCGCGGGGGAAGGCGCGGGACGCTCATGGGGCGGTGCCGGCACACTGGTGCTTTTGGTATTGATGTACACAATCTCGCGGTTAGTATCGTATAGAATTCCCCAATGAAGGCTTCTTGCAATGCTCTTCAGGGTAATTAGGAGGTCTTTTGAAACGCGGGGGTTTACGGGGACTTTATGGCCATCTATGATAATCTGCATGTCCTCCCCTTCCTTTCCAGTCCTTTTAGTCATTCTATTTTATG comes from Sporolituus thermophilus DSM 23256 and encodes:
- a CDS encoding zinc-ribbon domain containing protein, producing the protein MTYQDKALTCKECGTGFAFTAAEQAFYAEKGFRNEPARCPECRSARKQATGRGPAARPQRELFAAVCSACGVTTQVPFKPTAGKPVYCRDCFQVNKKY
- the ligD gene encoding non-homologous end-joining DNA ligase; amino-acid sequence: MQIIPPMLAKPATLPADEKDYGFEIKWDGIRALIYLAGDNLRILSRNLKDITRQYPELIPLPQALAGHSVILDGEIVAFDINGRPSFARLQNRMGLASDRTIARKSAEIPATYIIFDLLYIDGQSTLSLPYTERRRLLEELDLNGPSWQTPAYKVGQGRELLLASRRFGLEGIVAKKLDSVYLPGKRPGTWLKIKNVHRQEFVIGGWLPGQGTRTGMIGALLLGYYDRTPGEAAKAGQPQRLLFAGAVGTGFNHTTLKKLQHLLKPLEQVEPPFANPPPLKGAIFVQPALVGEIEFTEWTPGGTLRHPSFKGLRNDKDPRDIQRENKD
- a CDS encoding N-acetylmuramoyl-L-alanine amidase family protein: MQIIIDGHKVPVNPRVSKDLLITLKSIARSLHWGILYDTNREIVYINTKSTSVPAPPHERPAPSPAETESNRLAGKTICIDPGHGGSDPGAIGPTGTMEKDNTLAIALLLCDKLEKNGATVIMTRETDRDVSTPDASVEVELGARVDIANGADADIFISIHNDSFTNPTAAGTTTFHYGHPESIRLANCIQKSLVEGLGTRDRGVRFASFFVIRYTKMPAVLVEVAFITNPEEEVVLASIDGRCKAAESIFQGIVKYFKV
- the pepF gene encoding oligoendopeptidase F produces the protein MTKLIPFLADAVFFPRAAETSGTAGLPAREEIPDKYKWRLEDIYTSEELWEQDYAKLKNSLPQLAAYKGQLAHSAQNLLKCLKARDEAGITAGKLYAYARMRRDENSANAKYQALTGKTEALLAEVGAATAFIEPEIIAMPEEKLNEFRQQEKGLAEYSFYFDNLMRQKKHVLSPAEEEILSRASEVTQAAENIFNMLAHADLRFPQIQDESGQTVTLSEGRFRSFIMSPDRRVRQAAFTGLFNTYKQFRNTFAATLGGSVKKNIFYSRTRKYNSALEAALEPDNVPLAVYNNLIATVHEHLPLLHRYVALKKQALKLDEIHMYDLYVPLVRDVRITVSYDEALRMVQEGLKPLGAEYGEILNKGLTSGWIDVYENQGKQTGAYSWGTYGVHPFVLLNYNDRYDDVSTLAHEMGHAIHSYYSQANQPYATASYTTFTAEVASTTNEILLIDHMLKVTHDKRQKLYFLNQYLEAVRGTVYRQTMFAEFEKHLYEKAEDGETITADMLDDLWRELNRKYYGPDIVVDEEIAVEWARIPHFYWHFYVYQYVTGYSAATALAEQIQREGEPAQKRYIEFLKSGGCDYSINILKRAGVDMSSPQPVAVTLAKFGKRLDELEKLLTAIDNA